From a single Natronorubrum tibetense GA33 genomic region:
- a CDS encoding nucleoside phosphorylase, translating into MATQPHLLVDDGDLTDRVLIPGDPGRVDRIASHCDEHETIAENREYKVVNATYEGQELTICSTGIGCPSAAIAVEELANVGVENFIRVGTTGALQSDIEIGDMIVATGAAKNEGTSKRYEAVEYPAVPDYDVLSALVDSAEANDEEVHVGPIASDDAYYAESDEAVEDWEAAGLLSVEMEAAAVFSLARRKGLRAGAICTVDGNLVEGTQKGTDTEDDELPDKAKNNVGRAIDIALEATTQL; encoded by the coding sequence ATGGCAACGCAACCGCACCTGCTGGTAGACGACGGCGATCTGACAGACCGGGTTCTCATTCCGGGCGACCCCGGTCGCGTCGACCGGATCGCAAGCCACTGCGACGAGCACGAAACGATCGCCGAGAACCGCGAGTACAAGGTCGTCAACGCAACCTACGAGGGCCAGGAGCTGACCATTTGCTCGACCGGGATCGGCTGTCCCTCCGCGGCCATCGCCGTCGAAGAGCTCGCGAACGTCGGCGTCGAGAACTTCATCCGCGTCGGCACGACCGGCGCGCTCCAGTCGGACATCGAGATCGGCGACATGATCGTTGCGACCGGCGCGGCGAAAAACGAGGGGACCTCGAAACGCTACGAGGCCGTCGAGTATCCCGCCGTGCCGGACTACGACGTGCTCTCGGCGCTCGTCGATTCGGCTGAGGCGAACGACGAAGAAGTCCACGTCGGCCCCATCGCCTCCGACGATGCCTACTACGCAGAGTCCGACGAAGCGGTCGAAGACTGGGAGGCTGCCGGCCTTCTCTCCGTCGAGATGGAAGCCGCCGCCGTCTTCTCGCTGGCCCGCCGGAAGGGCCTGCGCGCCGGCGCGATCTGTACCGTCGATGGCAACCTCGTCGAGGGCACCCAGAAGGGCACCGACACCGAGGACGACGAACTCCCGGACAAAGCGAAGAACAACGTCGGCCGCGCGATCGATATCGCGCTCGAGGCCACGACCCAGCTATAA
- a CDS encoding HalOD1 output domain-containing protein, translating into MTERRISESHGCEFKRRVRYERDANESPSIATATALAEFHGEDVAASSTRLYDYIDPDALDALFAETHSGTARAPGTVEFTVENVTVTVETDQVAVEPSD; encoded by the coding sequence ATGACGGAACGAAGGATCAGCGAGTCCCACGGATGCGAGTTTAAACGCCGCGTCCGGTACGAGCGAGACGCGAACGAATCGCCGAGTATCGCGACTGCAACGGCGTTGGCGGAGTTCCACGGCGAGGACGTTGCAGCGAGCAGTACTCGACTGTACGACTACATCGATCCGGACGCACTCGATGCCCTCTTCGCGGAGACACACAGCGGCACCGCTCGAGCGCCGGGCACCGTCGAGTTCACGGTCGAAAACGTGACCGTGACGGTCGAGACCGACCAGGTGGCGGTGGAGCCGAGCGACTGA
- a CDS encoding AI-2E family transporter, which translates to MNLSRGYLLALFLIFAYLSWQLVTPFVQYVLGAILIAFVLYPLQGRLENYVSSTVAALALVLLAVVGFIVPFVVVAVAVADDVANILQSIDPETLQLAEIEDRIAEETGFDIDITEQLAGSAEQIGTVLLEQTTAWFSALTHALIGLGLMLFVLYYLLKEGDALIGWLREMTPLPEDVQDDLYGELNEVMWAVLAGHVLIAIIEGVIAGLALFATGIPNAAFWTFIMVILSLVPLIGAPLVWIPAAIYLFAIGEPVLAVALAVYSAIVVGVADDYLRPIVVDQFAEISPAVIILGVLGGIYAFGIMGLFFGPVILGALLAVIDVINDNYDRLGEEARTAEN; encoded by the coding sequence GTGAACCTCAGTAGAGGCTATCTCCTGGCGCTTTTCCTCATCTTCGCCTACTTGTCGTGGCAGCTCGTCACGCCGTTCGTGCAGTACGTCCTCGGCGCGATCCTCATCGCGTTCGTCCTCTACCCGCTCCAGGGACGCCTCGAGAACTACGTCTCCTCGACGGTCGCCGCACTCGCGCTCGTACTCCTCGCGGTCGTCGGCTTCATCGTCCCCTTCGTCGTCGTCGCGGTGGCGGTCGCCGACGACGTGGCGAACATTCTCCAGAGTATCGACCCCGAGACGCTTCAACTGGCGGAGATCGAGGACCGCATCGCGGAAGAGACCGGTTTCGATATCGACATCACGGAACAGCTGGCCGGCTCGGCCGAACAGATCGGGACGGTGCTGTTAGAGCAGACGACCGCGTGGTTCAGCGCGCTGACCCACGCCCTGATCGGGCTGGGGCTCATGCTGTTCGTGCTCTACTACCTGCTCAAGGAGGGCGACGCTCTCATCGGATGGCTCCGAGAGATGACGCCGCTGCCCGAGGACGTGCAGGACGACCTTTACGGCGAACTGAACGAGGTCATGTGGGCGGTGTTGGCCGGCCACGTGTTGATCGCCATCATCGAGGGCGTCATCGCCGGGCTCGCGCTGTTCGCGACCGGGATCCCGAACGCGGCGTTCTGGACGTTCATCATGGTGATCCTCTCGCTGGTGCCGCTGATCGGCGCGCCGCTGGTGTGGATCCCCGCGGCGATCTACCTCTTTGCGATCGGCGAACCCGTCCTCGCCGTGGCGCTCGCCGTCTACAGCGCCATCGTCGTCGGCGTTGCCGACGACTACCTGCGGCCGATCGTCGTCGACCAGTTCGCCGAGATCAGCCCCGCGGTCATCATCCTCGGCGTGCTCGGCGGAATCTACGCGTTCGGCATCATGGGGCTGTTCTTCGGTCCCGTCATCCTCGGCGCGCTACTCGCGGTGATCGACGTCATCAACGACAACTACGATCGGCTCGGGGAGGAAGCCAGGACGGCCGAGAACTGA
- a CDS encoding HNH endonuclease: protein MTSRDWQADRRAVFDRDDHTCRHCGAVGDAADPTDLRVHPVGAIPIEGTIHESTLVTVCTDCFASLSSSPSGDRSSASLEPLTSRETLFDHVRETTRTQGGAITDAASFASLATSLPTTLAEAETAGEPAADDTGAEYRRLRQDVLLAIDIADAQLERLATIDESAFDADVRSSVEAFSASATDLQSTLRTVVERSETVVAGLERCHGCFDALEGERCSTCRLESRETADWERESGEVALDRLFSAINDELQDASATTEALTDRATALAAQLSDG, encoded by the coding sequence GTGACTTCCCGCGACTGGCAGGCCGATCGACGAGCCGTCTTCGACCGAGACGACCACACGTGTCGACACTGCGGTGCGGTCGGCGACGCCGCCGACCCGACGGATCTCCGAGTGCACCCCGTCGGTGCCATCCCGATCGAGGGGACGATCCACGAGAGCACGCTCGTAACCGTCTGTACCGACTGTTTCGCGTCGCTTTCGTCCTCGCCTTCCGGAGACCGCTCGAGTGCGTCCCTCGAGCCACTGACGTCGCGGGAGACCCTCTTCGATCACGTCCGCGAGACGACCCGCACGCAGGGCGGAGCGATCACGGACGCCGCTTCGTTCGCGTCGCTCGCGACCTCGCTTCCGACGACGCTCGCCGAGGCCGAGACCGCCGGCGAGCCCGCAGCCGACGACACGGGCGCGGAGTACCGCCGGCTCCGTCAGGACGTCCTGCTCGCGATCGACATCGCCGACGCACAGCTCGAGCGCCTCGCGACAATCGACGAATCGGCGTTCGACGCCGACGTTCGGTCGTCGGTCGAGGCGTTTTCGGCGTCGGCGACCGACCTGCAGTCGACGCTTCGAACCGTCGTCGAGCGATCCGAAACGGTCGTCGCCGGTCTCGAGCGCTGTCACGGCTGTTTCGACGCGCTCGAGGGCGAGCGCTGTTCGACCTGTCGACTCGAGAGCCGCGAGACGGCTGATTGGGAGCGAGAGAGTGGGGAGGTGGCGCTCGATCGGCTCTTCTCGGCGATCAACGACGAGTTGCAGGACGCGTCCGCGACGACCGAAGCGCTGACCGATCGGGCGACGGCGCTTGCAGCACAGCTTTCGGACGGCTGA
- a CDS encoding RNA-guided endonuclease InsQ/TnpB family protein — protein MAKEVVTRTYTASIRNQSRVSDDLDSLGFAASKLWNVGRWTISRVWDEIDYIPEHDELTSYLKSYERYDDLHSQSSQRVLQELAEAFNGWYGKRRNGDTRANPPGYRKYGDEHPRSTITFKAAGFKLDTQYDRVRLSKGSNLKEHWSDFILCEYQTRPDVDLSTVESVQQVRAVWTGDEWELHFVCKVEIEVAESPGEKTVGIDLGINNFAALAYEDGHSELYPLSCLKQDDYYFSKRIARCDDSNSEQATRLNQKKSARRTHYFHTLSKHIVQRCVDEGVGIIAVGDLSGIREDEENGEAKNWGKHGNLDLHSWTFDRFTDLLEYKAETEGISVEEVSERDTSKSCSCCARKRDANRVERGLYVCDECDMVANADVNGAENIRQKVSPSLACDGGDRSNGWLAQPSTFLFDKETGAFVPQEQVTS, from the coding sequence ATGGCGAAAGAGGTCGTCACCCGCACCTACACTGCTTCCATCAGAAACCAGTCACGGGTGTCCGACGACCTCGATTCGCTCGGGTTCGCCGCCAGCAAACTCTGGAACGTCGGACGGTGGACAATTAGTCGTGTCTGGGATGAAATCGACTATATCCCAGAACACGACGAACTCACCTCGTACCTCAAGTCGTACGAACGCTACGATGACCTACATTCTCAGTCAAGTCAGCGAGTCCTTCAAGAACTCGCTGAGGCGTTCAACGGCTGGTACGGCAAACGGCGCAACGGAGACACGCGGGCGAATCCGCCCGGCTACCGCAAATACGGTGACGAACATCCACGAAGCACAATCACGTTCAAAGCCGCTGGCTTCAAGCTCGATACCCAGTACGACCGTGTTCGGCTCTCAAAAGGCTCGAATCTCAAAGAGCACTGGTCGGACTTCATCCTCTGCGAATACCAGACTCGTCCCGACGTTGACCTCTCCACCGTAGAGAGCGTCCAACAAGTACGGGCAGTCTGGACAGGTGATGAGTGGGAACTACACTTCGTGTGCAAAGTCGAGATCGAAGTGGCCGAATCACCTGGTGAGAAGACGGTGGGTATTGACCTCGGCATCAACAACTTTGCCGCACTCGCCTACGAAGACGGCCACAGCGAACTGTACCCGCTGAGCTGCCTGAAGCAGGACGACTACTACTTCAGCAAGCGGATTGCCCGGTGTGACGATTCGAACTCCGAACAGGCCACGCGGTTGAACCAGAAGAAATCAGCTCGCCGTACTCACTACTTCCACACACTCTCAAAACACATCGTCCAGCGGTGTGTTGACGAGGGTGTTGGAATCATCGCGGTTGGCGACCTCTCTGGTATCCGCGAAGACGAGGAGAACGGTGAGGCGAAGAACTGGGGGAAGCACGGCAACCTCGACTTGCACTCGTGGACGTTCGACCGGTTCACCGACCTCCTTGAATACAAGGCCGAAACGGAAGGTATCTCGGTTGAGGAGGTATCCGAGCGGGATACATCGAAGTCGTGTTCATGTTGTGCTCGCAAACGTGACGCGAACCGTGTTGAACGTGGGTTGTACGTGTGCGACGAATGCGATATGGTGGCGAACGCTGATGTGAATGGTGCTGAGAACATTCGACAGAAAGTATCTCCGAGTCTCGCCTGTGATGGGGGAGATAGGAGTAACGGCTGGTTGGCACAGCCATCGACATTCCTGTTTGACAAGGAAACTGGTGCGTTCGTACCTCAAGAACAGGTCACGTCGTAA
- a CDS encoding amphi-Trp domain-containing protein: MADSTDKFDDEFELGPTYDRDELAAVFREFATALADDQPLQLTDGERTATVRIPPRVIAEFEVERDANAEPPVAELEVELEWDDADGSSVRLEEHDGAAVDSADDKDGESGDEASGSDDGAAESSDDVSENDDESTESGDEYAESGSDGDTVAVWAGERSGRTGRFEVYEDRAGEWRWRLVHWNGNIVADSGEGYFSRSNAKRAARSVMVTAPAASIEDLSD, translated from the coding sequence ATGGCCGATTCAACCGACAAGTTCGACGACGAATTCGAACTCGGGCCCACGTACGACCGAGACGAACTCGCCGCGGTGTTCCGGGAGTTCGCGACCGCACTGGCGGACGACCAGCCGCTGCAGTTGACCGACGGCGAGCGAACCGCCACCGTCAGGATCCCTCCACGGGTGATCGCGGAGTTCGAGGTCGAACGCGACGCCAACGCCGAACCGCCCGTCGCGGAACTAGAGGTCGAACTCGAGTGGGACGATGCCGACGGCTCGAGCGTTCGGCTCGAGGAGCACGACGGCGCGGCCGTCGATAGCGCGGACGACAAGGACGGCGAAAGCGGCGACGAAGCGAGCGGGAGCGACGATGGGGCGGCCGAAAGCAGCGACGACGTGAGCGAGAACGACGACGAGTCGACCGAAAGCGGTGATGAATACGCCGAGTCCGGGTCCGACGGGGACACGGTCGCGGTATGGGCGGGTGAACGGAGCGGGCGAACCGGACGGTTCGAGGTCTACGAGGACCGTGCCGGCGAGTGGCGCTGGCGGTTGGTTCACTGGAACGGGAACATCGTCGCCGATAGTGGCGAAGGATACTTCTCCCGGTCGAACGCCAAACGCGCCGCACGAAGCGTCATGGTCACGGCACCAGCCGCGAGTATCGAGGATCTATCGGACTGA
- a CDS encoding 3-hydroxyacyl-CoA dehydrogenase family protein — protein sequence MQIAVLGAGSMGHGIAQVSAMAGHDVVLRDIDAEFVENGLEGIRDNLQGGVDRDKLTEDEMETTLERIEGTTDLEDAVEDADLVVEAVPEDMDLKKEVFSDVEDAASEETVIASNTSSLSVTEMASALEHPERAVGLHFFNPPHIMDLVEIIIAEQTDERTEAVAVDYVRGIEKEDVVVRDTAGFATSRLGIVLGLEAIRMVEQGVASPADIDEGMEIGYGHPMGPLELTDHVGLDVRLHIAEHLREELGERFKPPQSLRRKVRAGKLGKKTGEGYYVWEDGERVGTSGGWGDD from the coding sequence ATGCAAATCGCAGTGCTCGGAGCCGGAAGCATGGGACACGGGATCGCGCAGGTGTCGGCGATGGCAGGCCACGACGTGGTCCTGCGGGACATCGATGCGGAGTTCGTCGAGAACGGACTCGAGGGCATCCGCGACAACCTGCAGGGGGGCGTCGACCGGGACAAGCTTACCGAAGACGAGATGGAGACGACCCTGGAGCGCATCGAGGGGACGACCGACCTCGAGGACGCCGTCGAAGACGCCGACCTCGTCGTCGAGGCCGTGCCGGAGGATATGGACCTGAAGAAAGAGGTGTTCTCGGACGTCGAGGATGCCGCGAGCGAGGAGACGGTTATCGCCTCGAACACGTCTTCGCTGTCGGTGACGGAGATGGCCAGCGCGCTCGAACACCCCGAGCGCGCCGTCGGCCTCCACTTCTTTAACCCGCCCCACATCATGGATCTGGTCGAGATCATTATCGCCGAACAGACCGACGAACGCACCGAAGCGGTTGCCGTCGACTACGTCCGAGGGATCGAGAAGGAGGACGTAGTCGTCCGGGACACGGCCGGTTTCGCGACCTCGCGACTGGGGATCGTGCTCGGCCTCGAGGCGATCCGGATGGTCGAGCAGGGCGTCGCCAGCCCGGCCGACATCGACGAGGGGATGGAGATCGGCTACGGCCATCCGATGGGGCCGCTCGAGTTAACCGATCACGTCGGACTCGACGTTCGACTGCACATCGCCGAACATCTCCGCGAGGAACTGGGCGAACGGTTCAAACCGCCGCAGTCGCTGCGGCGAAAGGTCCGCGCGGGTAAACTCGGTAAGAAGACCGGCGAGGGGTACTACGTCTGGGAGGACGGCGAGCGCGTCGGCACGAGCGGCGGGTGGGGCGACGACTGA
- a CDS encoding FAD-binding and (Fe-S)-binding domain-containing protein: MSLEPSADPAADRRANYDYRSDDVDRPALVDDLEALVDCEVRADSYSRELYATDASAYEMTPIAVAFPESTADVSGIVDYCAERGIPVLPRGGGTSLAGQTVNRAVVLDFSRHMNEILEIDPDGRTATVQPGTILGTLNEALSTHDLKFAPDPAWGDKSAIGGAIGNNSTGSHSLKYGKTDAYIEDVEAVLSDGTVTTFGEVTLEEISKRADPDGDLEGRIYAEVDRILEEEGDLIEEAYPDLKRNVSGYNLDRLVAEARGKTMPGGEDTGEPGTVNLARLLAGSEGTLAVVTEATVSLEPIPETKAVTLLCYSDLHDAMRDVEPILAQEPSAVEVLDDVLIDLARDTAEFGPVTEILPDGTNAVLLVEFYAEDDDHGKEQVAGLLSDRVPSATPAREPSVDAPQTEAETLAIEALEAYEKEERAQLWKLRKSGLPILLSRTTDEKHISFIEDTAIPPAQLPEFVEGFESILEDHDTYAAFYAHAGPGVLHIRPLVNTKSEIGIDQLHGIADDVTDLVVDLGGSVSGEHGDGRARTQWNQKLYGDELWRSFQDLKTAFDPDWLLNPGQVVFREDDPTDLREHLRFDPDYEFEAGFEPELVWENDNGMQGMVELCHGCGGCRGEQETTGGVMCPTFRASREEITTTRGRANGLRQAMSGDLEPGEAFTDEFVEEVMGLCIGCKGCAIDCPSEVDMAKLKAEVTHEYHQRNGSTLRDRLFANVATLSAWGSRLAPLSNTASKLPGARKLLEATVGIDSSRSLPTFHANTFRDWFEHRGGSRVGEAEADRKAVVYPDTYTNYNHPAAGKAAVRVLEAANVHVTVPNELGDTGRPAYSKGFLEKARETAHENVSKLAPLVEEGWEIVVIEPSDAVMFQLDYGDLLTDERVAQVADATYGVCEYVDAFRLDEGIAFDADAAGEALTYHGHCHQKATRKDHHAVGVLRRAGYAVEPLDSGCCGMAGSFGYEAEHASMSDAIASILYEQVDESDAERVVAPGASCRTQLENRPGATEEPPTPIEFVDAALE; the protein is encoded by the coding sequence ATGTCTCTCGAGCCGAGCGCCGACCCGGCCGCCGACCGACGCGCGAACTACGACTATCGGAGCGACGATGTCGATCGTCCGGCGCTGGTCGACGACCTCGAGGCTCTCGTCGACTGCGAGGTCCGTGCTGACTCCTACTCCCGCGAACTGTACGCGACCGACGCGAGCGCGTACGAGATGACGCCGATTGCGGTCGCGTTTCCCGAGTCGACGGCCGACGTCTCCGGCATCGTCGACTACTGCGCCGAACGCGGGATTCCGGTGCTCCCGCGGGGCGGCGGAACGAGTCTCGCCGGGCAGACGGTCAACCGCGCGGTCGTGCTCGACTTTTCGCGCCACATGAACGAGATCCTCGAGATCGATCCCGACGGCCGGACGGCGACAGTTCAGCCCGGGACGATTCTCGGGACGCTGAACGAGGCGCTTTCCACCCACGACCTGAAGTTCGCACCCGACCCGGCGTGGGGCGACAAGAGCGCCATCGGCGGCGCGATCGGCAACAACTCGACGGGCTCGCACTCGCTGAAGTACGGGAAGACCGACGCTTACATCGAGGACGTGGAAGCGGTGCTCTCCGACGGAACCGTGACGACGTTCGGCGAGGTCACGCTCGAGGAGATTTCGAAACGCGCCGATCCGGACGGCGACCTCGAGGGGCGGATCTACGCCGAAGTCGACCGGATTCTCGAGGAGGAGGGCGACCTGATCGAGGAGGCCTACCCCGACCTGAAACGCAACGTCTCGGGGTACAACCTCGACCGACTCGTCGCGGAGGCCCGCGGAAAGACGATGCCGGGCGGCGAAGACACCGGCGAACCCGGAACCGTCAATCTCGCGCGTCTGCTGGCCGGCAGCGAGGGGACGCTCGCCGTCGTCACCGAGGCGACGGTCTCGCTCGAGCCCATCCCCGAGACGAAAGCCGTCACGCTGCTTTGCTATTCGGATCTCCACGACGCGATGCGGGATGTCGAACCGATCCTCGCCCAGGAGCCCTCCGCAGTCGAGGTGCTCGACGACGTGTTGATCGATCTGGCCCGCGACACGGCGGAGTTCGGGCCGGTCACGGAGATCCTCCCCGACGGGACGAACGCCGTTCTGCTGGTCGAGTTCTACGCCGAGGATGACGACCACGGGAAAGAGCAAGTGGCGGGCCTGCTCTCCGACCGCGTGCCGTCGGCGACGCCGGCCAGGGAGCCGTCCGTGGACGCGCCGCAAACGGAGGCCGAGACGCTCGCCATCGAGGCTCTCGAGGCCTACGAAAAAGAAGAGCGCGCACAACTCTGGAAGCTCCGCAAATCCGGCCTCCCGATCTTGCTCTCGCGGACCACCGACGAGAAGCACATCTCGTTCATCGAGGACACGGCGATCCCGCCCGCCCAGCTTCCGGAGTTCGTCGAGGGCTTCGAGTCGATCCTCGAGGATCACGACACCTACGCCGCCTTCTACGCCCACGCGGGGCCCGGCGTGCTCCACATCCGCCCGCTGGTGAACACGAAGTCCGAGATCGGTATCGATCAGCTCCACGGCATCGCGGACGACGTGACGGATCTCGTGGTCGACCTCGGCGGCTCGGTGTCGGGCGAACACGGCGACGGCCGCGCCCGGACTCAGTGGAACCAGAAACTCTACGGCGACGAACTCTGGCGGAGCTTCCAGGACCTGAAGACGGCGTTCGACCCCGACTGGCTCCTGAACCCGGGACAGGTCGTCTTTCGAGAGGACGATCCCACCGACCTGCGCGAGCACCTCCGATTCGATCCCGACTACGAGTTCGAGGCCGGCTTCGAGCCCGAACTCGTCTGGGAGAACGACAACGGGATGCAGGGGATGGTCGAACTCTGTCACGGCTGTGGCGGCTGTCGCGGCGAACAGGAGACCACCGGGGGCGTGATGTGTCCGACGTTCCGCGCGAGCCGCGAGGAGATCACCACCACCCGCGGACGGGCGAACGGACTCCGGCAGGCGATGAGCGGCGACTTAGAGCCCGGGGAGGCCTTCACCGACGAGTTCGTCGAGGAGGTGATGGGGCTGTGTATCGGCTGTAAGGGCTGTGCCATCGACTGCCCGAGCGAGGTCGACATGGCGAAGCTCAAGGCCGAAGTGACCCACGAGTACCACCAGCGCAACGGCTCGACGCTCCGGGATCGGCTCTTCGCGAACGTCGCGACGCTCTCGGCGTGGGGCTCGCGTCTCGCGCCGCTCTCGAACACCGCGTCGAAGCTCCCCGGGGCCCGAAAACTCCTCGAGGCGACGGTGGGAATCGACTCGAGTCGGTCGCTGCCGACGTTCCACGCGAACACGTTCCGGGACTGGTTCGAACATCGCGGCGGCTCTCGAGTCGGCGAAGCCGAAGCCGACCGCAAGGCGGTCGTCTATCCCGACACCTACACCAACTACAACCATCCGGCAGCCGGGAAGGCCGCCGTCCGCGTCCTCGAGGCCGCGAACGTCCACGTCACGGTTCCGAACGAACTCGGCGACACGGGTCGGCCGGCGTACTCGAAGGGCTTCCTCGAGAAGGCCCGCGAGACGGCCCACGAGAACGTCTCGAAGCTCGCCCCGCTCGTCGAGGAGGGCTGGGAAATCGTCGTCATCGAGCCTTCGGACGCGGTCATGTTCCAGCTTGATTACGGCGATCTGCTCACGGACGAGCGCGTCGCGCAGGTGGCAGACGCGACCTACGGCGTCTGCGAGTACGTCGACGCCTTCCGGCTGGACGAGGGGATCGCCTTCGACGCCGACGCCGCTGGAGAGGCGCTCACCTACCACGGCCACTGCCACCAGAAAGCGACGCGGAAGGACCACCACGCGGTCGGCGTCCTGCGACGGGCGGGCTACGCCGTCGAACCGCTCGATTCGGGCTGTTGCGGGATGGCCGGCTCCTTCGGCTACGAGGCCGAGCATGCCTCGATGAGCGACGCCATCGCCTCGATCCTCTACGAACAGGTCGACGAGAGCGACGCTGAGCGCGTCGTCGCCCCCGGCGCATCCTGTCGGACGCAACTCGAGAACCGCCCCGGCGCGACCGAGGAGCCGCCGACGCCGATCGAGTTCGTCGACGCAGCGCTCGAGTGA
- a CDS encoding DUF547 domain-containing protein, translating to MSTQLDPLSLSADLLYAVKTEGDTDWLQDHLATLEQAHLKRVLTTREGKLAFWLNCYNAYAQLLQEADLSSLEGSPLQRWKFVSRDRIPIGGVWLSLNDIKHGMLRCSKHPWGLGYLPRLLPSSFERQFRLPDCDPRIHFAISHGAEHCPPVAVYSPADVGAELDIAVEWFLEENVGYDPEGDVATIPRLFRRYRGDFGGARGIVDFLREYNAIPTGPNPSLEYENASGPPDLEFDVELEDLRP from the coding sequence ATGTCGACCCAGCTCGATCCCCTCTCCCTCTCGGCGGATCTGCTGTACGCGGTCAAAACCGAGGGCGATACCGACTGGTTGCAAGACCATCTCGCGACGCTCGAGCAGGCGCACCTGAAACGGGTGCTCACCACTCGTGAGGGGAAACTCGCCTTCTGGCTCAACTGTTACAACGCCTACGCGCAGTTGCTCCAGGAGGCGGATCTGTCGTCGCTCGAGGGAAGTCCCCTCCAGCGCTGGAAGTTCGTCTCCCGTGATCGGATCCCGATCGGGGGCGTCTGGTTGAGCCTCAACGACATCAAACACGGGATGCTCCGGTGCTCGAAACATCCCTGGGGGCTCGGCTATCTGCCCCGGTTGCTCCCCTCGTCGTTCGAACGCCAGTTCCGGCTGCCCGATTGCGATCCGCGGATCCACTTCGCGATCAGTCACGGTGCCGAGCACTGTCCGCCGGTGGCGGTCTACTCGCCGGCCGACGTCGGCGCGGAGCTGGACATCGCCGTCGAGTGGTTCTTAGAGGAGAACGTCGGATACGACCCGGAGGGCGACGTCGCCACCATTCCGCGACTGTTCCGGCGCTACCGCGGCGACTTCGGGGGCGCGCGCGGCATCGTCGACTTCCTCCGGGAGTACAACGCGATTCCTACCGGTCCGAACCCGTCGCTCGAGTACGAGAATGCCAGCGGACCGCCGGACCTCGAGTTCGACGTCGAACTCGAGGACCTTCGGCCGTGA
- a CDS encoding DUF1059 domain-containing protein, whose protein sequence is MVEAHKLDCESVSDTCRFIVQSEDEDEAVELAKNHMAEIHGQELTSEELRDKHLQIV, encoded by the coding sequence ATGGTAGAAGCACACAAACTCGATTGCGAATCGGTGTCGGACACGTGTCGATTCATCGTTCAATCGGAAGACGAAGACGAAGCGGTCGAATTGGCCAAGAACCACATGGCGGAGATTCACGGGCAGGAGTTGACGAGCGAGGAGCTTCGAGACAAGCACCTGCAAATCGTCTGA